The following proteins come from a genomic window of Hyalangium minutum:
- a CDS encoding vWA domain-containing protein, producing the protein MRRAAVALLALLVTGCRDDRLVSALPPGLRVDTYAQRSASKVDVLWVVDNSGSMAPRQENLARNFQAFIRLFRQGSIDFRLAVTTTDIFARPGELVGTPALLAPDTPDLESAFARNVRVGTSGSAYEAGLEAARLVLERQAEEGAPWKAALATCEAGCDTEACHEDCAVRYPVPFLRPGAFLYLVFVTDEEDRSPYELRAYWRAFEQAQGVGNDGTVVASAIMGDVPTNACGATPGSRYQELARLTGGEVGSICDAEFADTLRALATSAVGLRRTFVLSHTPDPETIEVHVRYPCGVSAEAVADCEAVDRTACEGQPAEALGTVCTPRREGQDGWRYEAERGAVFFAGRSVPGLGARVEVRYFEEGTR; encoded by the coding sequence ATGCGTCGAGCCGCTGTCGCCCTCCTGGCGCTTCTTGTCACCGGATGCCGGGATGACCGTCTGGTGTCCGCGCTCCCACCGGGGTTGCGCGTGGACACCTATGCGCAGCGGTCCGCCTCGAAGGTGGACGTGCTGTGGGTGGTGGACAACTCGGGCTCGATGGCGCCGAGGCAGGAGAACCTCGCGCGCAACTTCCAGGCGTTCATTCGCCTGTTCCGGCAGGGGAGCATCGACTTCCGGCTCGCCGTCACGACGACGGACATCTTCGCGCGGCCCGGTGAGCTGGTGGGCACGCCCGCGCTGCTGGCGCCGGACACGCCGGATCTGGAGAGCGCCTTCGCCCGGAATGTGCGGGTGGGCACTTCGGGCAGCGCGTACGAGGCGGGACTGGAGGCCGCGCGGCTGGTGCTGGAGCGGCAGGCGGAGGAGGGAGCACCGTGGAAGGCGGCGCTCGCCACATGCGAGGCCGGGTGTGACACCGAGGCCTGCCACGAGGACTGTGCCGTGCGCTACCCCGTGCCGTTCCTGCGCCCGGGAGCGTTCCTGTACCTCGTCTTCGTCACGGATGAGGAGGACCGCTCGCCCTATGAGCTGCGCGCGTACTGGCGGGCGTTCGAGCAAGCTCAGGGCGTCGGCAATGACGGCACGGTGGTGGCCTCCGCCATCATGGGGGATGTGCCCACGAATGCCTGCGGAGCGACGCCGGGCAGCCGCTATCAGGAGCTGGCGAGACTGACAGGCGGAGAAGTGGGGAGCATCTGCGACGCCGAGTTTGCGGACACGCTGCGAGCGCTGGCGACGAGTGCGGTGGGGCTGCGACGGACGTTCGTGCTGTCGCACACCCCGGATCCGGAGACGATCGAGGTCCACGTTCGCTACCCGTGCGGAGTCTCGGCGGAAGCGGTGGCGGACTGCGAGGCCGTGGATCGCACAGCCTGTGAGGGCCAGCCTGCAGAGGCCTTGGGGACGGTATGCACACCTCGGCGCGAGGGCCAGGACGGGTGGCGCTACGAGGCGGAGCGGGGAGCAGTCTTCTTCGCGGGCCGCTCCGTGCCCGGCCTCGGCGCACGCGTGGAGGTGAGGTACTTCGAGGAGGGCACGCGGTGA
- a CDS encoding PH domain-containing protein: MSGERFIDPEVSQAIEQIEDTLNAERRALGPLPGENAGLREKIQRLTAERDRLRGELERLREGRPQRLPRLPEVLAPPLRILPHVSMRRRLREALPFLTPLGVLALFGREQLGVWALIFLGVFVAWGVARFADISRSRDGWDLKEDGFEASGEGEPSFVRYSEISQVEVEITASQRRRGVSTVHVRSEQKEEERSLKLLTLKDVPEAERLAAWLQAKRLERKEELG, translated from the coding sequence ATGTCGGGTGAGCGCTTTATCGACCCCGAGGTCTCCCAGGCCATCGAGCAGATCGAGGACACGCTGAATGCCGAGCGGCGCGCGCTGGGGCCGCTGCCGGGGGAGAACGCCGGGCTTCGGGAGAAGATTCAGCGGCTGACGGCCGAGCGGGACCGGCTGCGCGGTGAGCTGGAGAGGCTGAGGGAGGGACGGCCGCAGAGATTGCCTCGGCTCCCCGAGGTGTTGGCCCCGCCTCTGCGGATCCTGCCGCATGTGTCGATGCGGCGCCGGTTGCGGGAGGCCCTGCCGTTCCTGACGCCGTTGGGAGTTCTGGCGCTGTTCGGAAGGGAGCAGCTTGGCGTGTGGGCGCTGATCTTCCTCGGGGTGTTCGTGGCGTGGGGCGTGGCGCGCTTCGCGGATATCTCCCGCTCGAGGGATGGGTGGGACCTGAAGGAAGACGGGTTCGAGGCGAGCGGAGAAGGAGAGCCGAGCTTCGTGCGGTACTCGGAGATCTCCCAGGTGGAGGTCGAGATCACAGCCTCCCAGCGTCGGCGCGGCGTGAGCACGGTGCACGTGAGGAGCGAGCAGAAGGAGGAAGAGCGTTCCTTGAAGCTGCTGACGCTCAAGGATGTCCCCGAGGCTGAGCGCCTCGCGGCCTGGCTCCAAGCCAAGCGCCTGGAGCGGAAGGAGGAGTTGGGGTGA
- a CDS encoding PH domain-containing protein: MSTRTQVDSGRSQRDELERLQEELRETRCQRETLPRENAELAEQVDRLEQEVRWLSRMAEVAQAEAERPASSLPDQLVLPFRATPSRRTAYGRLRYALKMLPSSVAIFLYFGSSVIGSLHRLATYGGLLLLCLALLYVLQGPEDDDDVQSAWGFDEEGLSLEGTEALKGKILYSEIQSVEVRQGWLQRLFGFGSVRIIWKPGVPTSIGKAVNYPNRTVDIDMLDDPRRLAEWLRERARLPKEAAHVG, translated from the coding sequence GTGAGCACCCGGACCCAGGTTGACTCAGGCCGCTCGCAGCGCGACGAGCTGGAGCGGCTCCAGGAGGAACTGCGCGAGACCCGTTGCCAGCGGGAGACCCTGCCCCGGGAGAACGCCGAGCTGGCCGAGCAGGTGGATCGGCTGGAGCAGGAGGTCCGCTGGCTGAGCCGGATGGCCGAGGTGGCCCAGGCCGAGGCCGAGCGCCCTGCCTCTTCCCTGCCGGATCAGCTGGTGTTGCCCTTCCGCGCCACGCCCTCGCGGCGGACCGCCTACGGGCGGCTGCGCTACGCCCTGAAGATGCTGCCCTCGAGCGTGGCGATCTTCCTCTACTTCGGCAGCTCGGTGATCGGCTCGCTGCATCGCCTCGCCACGTACGGCGGCTTGCTGCTGCTGTGCCTGGCGCTCCTCTACGTCCTCCAGGGGCCGGAAGATGATGACGACGTGCAGTCCGCCTGGGGCTTTGACGAGGAGGGGCTCTCGCTGGAGGGGACGGAGGCGCTGAAGGGCAAGATCCTCTACTCGGAGATCCAGAGTGTGGAGGTCCGCCAGGGGTGGCTGCAGAGACTGTTTGGGTTCGGCTCTGTGCGCATCATCTGGAAGCCTGGCGTGCCGACGTCCATTGGGAAGGCCGTGAACTATCCGAACCGTACCGTGGACATCGACATGCTCGATGATCCGCGGCGGCTCGCCGAGTGGCTCCGGGAGCGGGCCCGCCTTCCGAAGGAGGCTGCGCATGTCGGGTGA
- a CDS encoding MBL fold metallo-hydrolase, giving the protein MKALVAALAFVPALALAQQQDFSKVEVKSAPVAGNVHMLTGEGGNIAASVGPDGILIVDDQFQPLAEKIKAALAKLNKGKLQYVLNTHWHFDHTGGNTTFGKEARIVAQDQVRVRLANDQKIFGNPVPALPKEGLPVITYDNAMSLFFNGEEIRLTHYPAGHTDGDTVVYFTGSNVMHTGDQFVVDTFPFFDMENGGTPDGYLANLEKIVQSLPPGVKIIPGHGPMAAKEDMERALAMLKETTSIVRAKRDAGKTLEQVKAEGLPEKYKSWGNFFIKEPVYLEMLYKGLAPTKKAAAPATPAKPAAPKK; this is encoded by the coding sequence ATGAAAGCCCTCGTTGCGGCCCTGGCGTTCGTCCCTGCTCTGGCACTCGCCCAGCAGCAGGACTTCTCGAAGGTCGAGGTGAAGTCGGCACCCGTCGCTGGCAACGTGCACATGCTCACGGGCGAAGGTGGCAACATCGCGGCGTCGGTGGGCCCGGACGGCATCCTGATCGTGGATGACCAGTTCCAGCCGCTCGCGGAGAAGATCAAGGCGGCCCTCGCCAAGCTGAACAAGGGGAAGCTGCAGTACGTGCTCAACACGCACTGGCACTTCGACCACACGGGCGGCAACACCACCTTTGGCAAGGAGGCCCGTATCGTGGCGCAGGATCAGGTGCGCGTGCGCCTGGCCAACGACCAGAAGATCTTCGGCAACCCGGTGCCGGCGCTGCCCAAGGAGGGACTGCCCGTCATCACCTATGACAACGCGATGTCCCTCTTCTTCAACGGCGAGGAGATCCGCCTGACGCACTACCCGGCGGGGCACACGGACGGAGACACGGTGGTGTACTTCACCGGCTCCAACGTGATGCACACGGGCGATCAGTTCGTCGTGGACACGTTCCCGTTCTTCGACATGGAGAACGGCGGCACCCCGGACGGCTACCTGGCCAACCTGGAGAAGATCGTCCAGAGCCTGCCGCCGGGCGTGAAGATCATCCCGGGCCATGGGCCGATGGCGGCCAAGGAGGACATGGAACGCGCGCTGGCCATGCTGAAGGAGACGACGTCCATCGTCCGCGCCAAGCGTGATGCGGGCAAGACGCTGGAGCAGGTGAAGGCCGAGGGCCTGCCGGAGAAGTACAAGAGCTGGGGCAACTTCTTCATCAAGGAGCCCGTGTACCTGGAGATGCTCTACAAGGGGCTGGCGCCGACGAAGAAGGCCGCCGCGCCCGCTACGCCCGCCAAGCCGGCGGCTCCGAAGAAGTAG
- a CDS encoding DUF5011 domain-containing protein, with protein MRINETWKVLISTLGLSLVGCGGAALEGEELLARKGQSLDGAVTVTLNGAAELTLECGVDSWSDPGATATDAEGNPLPVITYNSGNDEYGPGPNASAEGIYYVQYAAHDEAWNSADVIRTVNVQDTQTPTLTLNGDADITHACGTNFEDPGFTASDVCYGDLTSEVVQTGYVNGWVEGTYTLLYELSDGAGHTAPALTRTVNVVDCPWNR; from the coding sequence ATGCGCATCAACGAGACCTGGAAGGTGCTGATCAGCACGCTTGGACTGTCCCTGGTGGGCTGTGGCGGTGCGGCCCTGGAGGGAGAGGAGCTGCTGGCGCGGAAGGGCCAGTCGCTGGACGGAGCGGTGACGGTGACGCTCAACGGCGCCGCGGAGCTGACGCTGGAGTGCGGCGTGGACTCTTGGAGCGACCCGGGGGCCACCGCGACGGATGCGGAGGGCAACCCGCTGCCGGTGATCACCTACAACTCGGGCAATGACGAGTACGGCCCAGGTCCCAACGCCAGCGCCGAGGGCATCTACTACGTGCAGTACGCGGCGCACGACGAAGCTTGGAACTCGGCGGACGTCATCCGCACGGTGAATGTGCAGGACACGCAGACGCCGACGCTGACGCTCAATGGGGACGCGGACATCACGCACGCGTGCGGCACGAACTTCGAGGATCCGGGCTTCACGGCGTCGGACGTGTGCTACGGGGATCTCACGAGCGAGGTGGTGCAGACGGGCTACGTGAACGGCTGGGTCGAGGGCACCTACACGCTGCTGTACGAGCTCTCGGATGGAGCGGGCCACACGGCGCCGGCGCTGACGCGCACGGTGAACGTGGTGGACTGCCCCTGGAACCGCTAG